Part of the Benincasa hispida cultivar B227 chromosome 11, ASM972705v1, whole genome shotgun sequence genome, tTATATGCGCTCGTTTACTTATTGTGGTAATATATACGTTTTGTTACATGTTTCTAAGATGGCCATCCTTGCTGAGAAATATTTTTCTGCTATAGTTTCTTGCCAAGTCCACAAATCTGTGTCCGTTATTAAGAACAAGTTGACAGAAGAGCAGATGAGAATGTTTAAAACAACGCCCTTTGGTCCACTGTTGGATGTAGATCTTGTATTTAATGGGCAACATTTTCACCATTTTCTGTTGAGGGAGGTAACAGATGCGAACTTAGACGTTATATCATTCAACATACTAGGGAAGAAGGTAACATTCTCCCAAGATGATTTTAATCTGATAACTGGGTTGTGGCCGACTAAGAAAATTGTAGAAATATAAACAAGCGGTGAGAGACTGCGACAACTCATTCTTGGACCGAAGGACCTAAATGATAAGGATAGTTCTTGCAAGGATGTGGAGAATGCGTTTGAGAAGTCCACTTTTATAAATGATGAAGATGCCGTCAAGGTTGCATTGACATTATTCATCAAAATGGTGATGATTGGAAAAgacaaaaaaattcaatttgatgtGAAGACATTTGGGGTTGTTAATGACCCTGAAGTCTTTAGACATTATGACTGGTCAGCCATCTTTTTCAAACGTACCTTGAATAGCATGAAGACTATCATGCACGGGAAGAAGGAGGCACATGAGACAAAGAAAGTAGAAAATGCTCATTATGCCTCATATTATCGTATAGAGGGGTTTGTACTTGCATTCGAGCTATGTTCTTTCATTTCCATTTCACTTTAGTCTGTGTGTTaatactgttggggttgatgccctaaatctcgtaaacCATGTATGAAAAAACTTGTTTGTGatcaataatatttgatattttattcactttatctatgaaatatgtgatattttagttgcattaaccacaaaccaataaactaacatccaagtttatcattgtaacttaaacatgtatgtggggGCATACagatgaatcatgtttaagtgataacataaatggtctgtagtatatggataagactgggtaccttatcctggtgacactatgagtatgacccgctttgtagatgttacaaatgttgtaaagtgctacaaatgatctgatcctaatcattcatgtattaaacatgtgagcggggatattctatacaaagaagtttgtataagaccgaaccacgaaatgcttagtctcattatataacatcgttcataatagagactttcatttcactaggttgaccataggtaacatgaccttaatcctgagtgagttgtgaattcttgcttatgagggcggtcctttgatttgtatgggtgagagtggcctgattgctgactcaacaagcctaccattttggggattcgtctaattggggagctaagaactcagctacaccagatgaaattcactccttccccgaagcacgggtaagtagataaatttctcccttaagggttgatttcgggtcttgaacaatgtggcaccacaccttctcctgaCCTGAGAGGggcttagtcatagtaggactacgatctattgttcattaaagggattagtggtacttaagaagttagatgtaactaaaataaaaaaatggtaatttggcctagctatacttacgagcaatttgtgaagagtcattgtactgttgattagttatatccaatggatacagaaatatatctgtagtgcgaagaatgcagctgtcggtctttagtggagtgtccgatagttaacggatggtggataatgtaattaaagagtttaattaattattcacgtaccgttggagcttcaagctagttcataaggtccccttggtagctcaaaagaatttagttgagaatcagtttttcagttaattttaattgttcaaattaataggagagaatttaattatatctgatataattaaattgtttcaattatatatgatataattgttataatatatttgatacgttatagtttaattggaggaataaatatttgaatgtgattcaaatatattttttatgaatgagattcatagttgttaaatttaatataaatatataatttatattaaacgccataaaatagagaaacataactatagtttatattgtatatgatgcaatattaaaactatagattataaatataatacgatagattggttatcatatttatttatattgtttattattttgaatagtaatccttttttttttcctctcaaaaCACCTTCGTGGGTAGTTATGCAGTTTTTATGGAATTTTGGAAtaaggaaaaatggtttttcttttcttaaaaaaaaaatgaaacagaCGTGTGAACAAGTTTACACGAAAAACAAAAAGACTACACGATTGAGAAGATTCCTATGCGATAGTGTTCTtcctcaatcgtcttcctcctcagAACTCAAAAAACTCCCTCCTAActaaaatagttagagcccacaactcctgggttctcaccccgagCATACCGAAGATTTTAAATGGTGATGTCTTCCTTTTTGGTTTGtgagattcttgaagaaagtcttcaaggctGCTGTGTTCAAGTTCGTGATAGTTCGAGGGGTTTacaagaagaagtgttcttcaaagatttaattttttgaactatatttcttgtttaaaaagcatgttgtaattttacttagaatgcataatttgtatgtttactgtaaattcaTGTTTTCAAcctaaatggaatttggacgatccgcttgtGCTCATGGATTTCCTTTAAAAAATGAGTTCCTTCAAATACTGTATGTGTAACAAAAGCTCCCATATTATAGGTTTGGGCTTATGAAATTTTGTCCACGTCAAGTAAGTTTATAGCCACCAAAGTTAGCAAGGCTTCAACTTTTAGAATTCTTAGATGGACTTGTTCTCGTGCTTCATCTTATAAATCATTGAGTAAGAATGTGTTTTAGCTCAAAAAAGTAAGTAACCAATCACTTAGTAATTATTGACATCTATCATAGTTTCATGCATTATGACTTACTCATTCTCTTATGTACATATGATTGTTTTGACGAGACTTGTACCCAACGCAGTAGAATAAGGTACAACGAGGACCAATTGGAAGGAAGAAGGATTTAGGAGGTTGAGGGGCATGATCATTCTCTTGATACTTATGAGTCCTTTAGGGGACACGATGGGTTGGACCAACATGTTGGAGAGCAAAAAAATCCTCCATCTGATGAATCCCATGTTGGTGCGCAAGATTAGCATATAACTAAGCATGTGCTATAGAGCCCAAATCACGTAGGTCGATTCAGACTAAGCAGGAGAAGGGTAAGAGGGAACATGATGAATCATCAAATAAGCAACATAAGTCCTCAAAATATCGCAATTCCAAATCCTACAAAGTTCTTAGGGAGGAAATTAAAGAAGTTCGAAAAGATTAGTGAACTTGACTACCATGGTCCGTCAGATGAGAGATACCTTTATTGTTCAGCATTATCTGATGGGCCAACAGTTGAACGAAATAAAGCTGCTAATCCAATTTCTAGTTGAGGTATGTATGAATATAATCCTAAAAGATCGTCTGAAAAATGCTAAACAATCATTATGAAaatcctaagcgatcgtttggaaaatcctaaacgatcgtttggataatcctgaatgatcgtgtagataatcctgaatgatcgtgtagataatcctaaacgatcgtttggataaTCCTGAACGACCATTTAGATAATCCTAAATGATCATTCAGGATTCTCCAAACGACCTTTTAGAAAATCTTAAACGATTATGTGGAtatttataaacgatcgtgtagaaaatctTAAATGATTATGTAGAATAtcttaaatgatcgtgtagaatatcttaaacgatcgtgtagaatatTTTCTTTACTTGTATGTTTCATGTGGTTTGTTCAGGATAACAATGAAGGGATTCGTGATGGTAATAATAATGATGGTAATGATGATGATGGTGGTAATAATGAATGGACTCATGATGatggtaataataataataatggaggAACCCCCCACGATGAGTAATCCAAATGTATTAGTGATCAATGTGGGGCTGTTGAGCACAATACCATGGAAGCAACAGTGATGAAAGACTTGAACTCCCCATACAATCGTTCAATCTTAGGAGCCACTTTATTTGGATCTAATGTTATGGAGAGTGCAACTCAAAAGAAAGCCATTAAAATGAAGGTACGACTATTGTATGAATTAATCATCCTAACATTGAAATCAAGGTAAGGCCATTATTATCTGACtgatttatagtttaaatatagaAGAAAAATGACCTCCCTCAGCATCGGAAAAGGAGAAACTAACCAAGTTTTCACTTGAGGATATGAAAAGGGGGGAAAAGTCACATGCGGTCAGTAACAAAGAGGGATAAGCTCAACCACCTTTCAGTGATTATCAACCATCTCTTCCAAGTGATCCTCAACCACTTTCAAGTGATCCACACCCTCAATTGAGATATTGTACATCGAGGGAACAtgattgtcacgcagatagcttcaaagcacaacgttgctgatccatttacaaaggcccttatggctaaggtgtttgagggtcacctgcaaagTACAGGTCTATGGGACAGGTCATGTTTAGACTACGACAAGCGAAAGATTTGTAAtgggcgtgttatgccctagtttattatatgtatactttgtatattaatttgacttttatattgtacacccaactagctttaggtcaagtgggagaatgttggggattgtgtcctaaatctcgtagggttctatagtttgtgtaatgtacaaacatcttatttatttaataaagcatatgatattttatttcaattttagttgcaataaccacaaaccaataaactaagatccaatatcttgtagcttaaacatgtatgtaaagacatacgggtagatcatatttaagtgataacctaaatggtctgtagtagatggataaggctggataccttatcccgGTGATACTACAAGTATagtctgctttgtagatgttacaattgttgtaaagtgctacaaatgatatgatcctgatcattcatggaGACAAGTGAggggagatattctatacaaagaagtttgtataagaccagatcacgaaatgtttagtctcattatataacccATTCATAagagagacttacatttcaccaggatgactataggtaacatgacttgaatcccgagtgagttgtgaactcctgtctatgaaggcggtcctttgatttgtatgggtgagaatggtcaaATCGCCGACTAAATaagcctaccactttggggatttgtctgattggggagctggaaacacaactacacaagaaggaattcactcctcccCCAACGtcagggtaagtaaataaattgctcccttaagggttgattccaagacttgaacaatgtggtgccacacctttTCCTGGCCTAAGAGAGGTTTGATCATAgctgaactatgatttattgttcattagagggatcaatggtacttaataaATTGGATGTGACTAtagagcaaaacggtaattctGGCCcagtgtacttacgagcaatttgtgaagggtcatcgtactattgattggttatatccaattgatacagaaatatatctatagtgcgaagagtgcagctatcgatctttagtggagtgcccgacagttaatagatggtgaatACATTAATTAAAgaagcttaattaattattcacgtactgttggagcttcaagctacaggtccatgaggttctctcagtagctcaacgggaataaataagaataagattttggattaatttgattttttcaaattaattgagggaattaattatatatgtataattaatttaattttaattatatatgatataagtactataatgtatttgatacattataatataaagtatacttgaaaggaaataaatatttgaatataattcaaatactaattatatgaattggattcatataattaaatttaatataaatgagatttatattaaaagccattgTTAGTAGAGAAGTGAAActatattatatgatttatataaatgagatttatattaaaatccatttttaggattcatataattaaatttaatataaatgcaatttatattgtatgataaggtagttattacacacacatatatatattaaatattttattaaataaataaataaataaaataaaatttattaatttattaagaaaaacTAATTATAGGAGGgggttgtaactccctcccctccTTTTGCTCTCTCAGACGTGTGAGTGGGAAAGTAATTCCCTTTTTTCTACAGTGTATGAAAACAATAAAAGATAACAGAGTAATTCTCTCTCTACAGAAGGGTTCTGTGagatcttttcttttcttcatctCCTCTCTCAAAATTCTCCTCTCTctaccaaaatagccagagttCACAACTCCTAAGTTCTCATTCCAAAGAATACCGAGGTAGTCATCATGGTGGTGTCTATATTATTCGAGGGAATCCATTGAAgaatgttcttcaaaggtaagagt contains:
- the LOC120090683 gene encoding uncharacterized protein LOC120090683, which produces MAILAEKYFSAIVSCQVHKSVSVIKNKLTEEQMRMFKTTPFGPLLDVDLVFNGQHFHHFLLREVTDANLDVISFNILGKKDLNDKDSSCKDVENAFEKSTFINDEDAVKVALTLFIKMVMIGKDKKIQFDVKTFGVVNDPEVFRHYDWSAIFFKRTLNSMKTIMHGKKEAHETKKVENAHYASYYRIEGFVLAFELCSFISISL